The following nucleotide sequence is from Neokomagataea tanensis.
TAGGGTTTTTTTATATTTAATAATTACATTATAATTTTTTAGTTAATTCAAATAAGCAGTCGAGGAACTTACATATCCATGGAATGTATGACTGACAGCATGAAGAGGGGTGCTCCTGTCAAAGTAACGTTCGGTCAGAGTGATACCCGACCCTACAGGTTTTGTTGGCTGCCCGGGTAGATGGTACAATCGACGCGCAGTGGAAACAGATCTGCGAAGCCTATCATGGCGCCGCCGTAAAAATGGCCTCTTATGAAACCAATGGCTACAAGCCACTCACTTTTGAGATCGATGCCATCGTATGAATGAGTTAATTTACACCCCGGAGCGTATTCGCAGTCTACACAGAAAAAGTGTGATCATTACTCTATCACCCAAATATATTGCTCTTGTGTCACAAGAAATCTGGGGAGGTATGTATTTCTCGCGGACGGGTTGGTGCGTCCATGCTCCCGGAGATACCTCCGTGCAGTGGATCGGTGAAAATTTTCGCAAAGCTCTGTTGAGTAGCGAGTATTTTGATAAACCTGAGTTGCCCTCTCTCAAGGGGGAGGAGCATGACAGAATGCAAGAAGCGTCAAATCAAAGACGATTAGCGTTCAACGACGAAATTATGCGCACATACGGCTACAAAATATACAAGCAAATCGGCGATCGATGTGATGTTGTCTTTGCAAGTTGGCATGATTTAGTTGATGACTTCGTGACGTTGGCCGCCAGTAAGCGGAGAGCCGGTGGGCATAGCGCGTGGGGGCCGATGGATAAGAAAAAATATGCCTCGACGCGGGTCACCGTTCCGCTCTCCGCGTCCGACGAAGAGCTCGGCCTCGCCATTCGCGATGCCCTTTCTCGCTGTGAAGCACCGGGGCGGCAAAAGATTAACTCACCGGTGCTGTCAGATTAACGCCTTCGTGGCAGATGGCAGCAATGAACAAGGTGCCTGTTAGCTACAAACGGCATCGATTTTGCGTGCAGTGACCGTGTATGAAGTGTGGCCGTATTTCTATTTTCTACTGAGTTTTCGTTTGGTTGAAGACGCGCTTTTGGAACGTGGGAGTATGATGCGATCCGTCGCTGGCGCCTCAAGCGCGGTGCAAATTACACGCGTTGTTTGCGGCGAAAACCTGTCAAACGCGGTAATCTGTGGCATTGGAAAAATCAGCAGCGTCAAGGGTGCGCCCAACTGTTGAACCAGACCGTTAGGGTAACAAGCCCTGCAGGTGAACGGCAGAAAATAGCTATTTTTTAGAGATGTGGTGGACCCGACGCGATTCGAACGCGTGACCTTTGCCTTCGGAGGGCAACGCTCTATCCAGCTGAGCTACGGGTCCCTTGGCGCCCTCGATAGACGGTTCTAATAAGTTTGCCAAGTCCTTTCCCTGTATGATGGTAAATTTAGGGGGGAGAGGTTGCTTTCCATAGGCTCGCGGCAATGTCTCCGCCGGAAGGTAGCATTTTGTCGGGTGTGAAAATCCATGAGACGATATCACGTGCTACGTCGCGTTTATCACGCTCTAAGAGGTGGTGTGCGGAGGGTATTTCATCGAGTCTAACCGTTGAGGGAAGGCGGCTTATCAACCGGGTTGTATAGGCAGGAAGAACGAACTGATCTCTGCCGCCAAAAATCATTAGACTTGGCTGCGTCAGATGGGGTGCAGCGTAGTAGGCGCTGCGCATGAGATGGGTTAGGCCATCAAGTGTTTCTATGGTTGCGTAGTGCATTGTGAGGGGATCAAAATAGAGCCTTCGGGCGGCGGCCATATTGTCCGTTGCAACCCGAGTGCCGGGAACGGAAGATCCATCAAGTCTTTTTTGAGGAGCGATGGCGTCCAAGCCGTCCAGAATTTGTCGCCAAGGTGTTCCTATATCGAGTGCCGCAGGGGCCAGAAGGATAGTGCCCCTTATGGGAGGTGCATCAGGACGTGTAGTGAGGAGAAGAGCCACCGCGCCCCCCATGCTTGAGCCCATAACGTAAAGTGAGGTTTTTGGATATTGTACGTGGACCCAGTGGGCAATTTCGCGTGCGTCTTCAACCATGCGTTCGGTGCTGCTCCAATGCCCGCGCTCTGCTGTGCTGCCGAAGCCGCGTTGGTCGGGTGCAATAATTGTTATGCCCTCTGCATTAAGCTCAGGGGCAATAGTTTCCCAGCCATCACGGCTGTCCCCGTAGCCGTGCAGTGCCAGAATGAGAGCTTTTACAGGCTGACGCGACGGATAGAGGCGCAAGGGTATGGAATGATGGTCGGATGCTGTGAGCAATAGACTGGGTGGGATGAGTGCAGTTTCTTCGGCTGTCAGGTGCAAATTAGGACGCTGGATATGGCTGGCACAGGCAGAAAGACAAAGCGTGTAGCACAAGATTGCATATGGACGGTTTGAAACGCGCCAGAAAGGGCTTATCATTCGCCGCAATATGTTGCGCCTGTTTCGTATGGGCGATTGAGGAGAGTTATTGGTGACGTCTGAAGCGCCCCATTTAGTACTGGTTGATGGTTCTGGGTTCATTTTCCGGGCTTTTCACGCTTTGCCACCAATGAGCAACCCGGAAGGTGTTCCGGTCAATGCTGTGTATGGTTTTACCAATATGTTGACGCGTTTGCTACGTGACCATGTTGGTACGCATTTGGCCGTAATATTTGACGCAGGACGGCACACATTTCGTAATGATCTCTATCCTCAGTACAAGGCGCATCGTCCAGAAGCACCGGAGGATTTGCGTCCACAATTTAGCTTAATCAGGGATGCTACGGCAGCGTTTAACGTGCCTTCTATAGAACTGGCCGGTTGGGAAGCTGACGATTTGATCGCGAGTTATGCGCGCGCGGTGGTCGAAGCTGGTGGGCGCTGCACAATCGTATCGTCTGATAAAGACCTTATGCAGTTGATCCGCCCGGGTGTGGAATTGCTCGACCCAATGAAGCAAAAACCTATCAGGGACGCAGAAGTAGAAGCAAAATTTGGTGTTCGCCCCGATCAAGTGGTGGATGTTCAGGCGCTGATGGGGGATTCTACGGACAACGTGCCTGGTGTGCCTGGTATCGGCGCAAAGGGCGCCGCGCAGCTGGTGAACGAGTTTGGTTCGTTGGAGGCAATTTTAGCCGCAGCGCCTTCCATGAAGACCTCCAAGCGCAAACAGAACCTCATAGATTATGCAGAAGCCGCACGTATTTCTCGTCAATTGGTACTGCTGGCCGATGATGTGCCGCTGCCTCAACCAATAGATGCGCTTGGGTGCCGTGATGTTGAGCAAGAGACATTGCGCACTTGGTTGGCGTCGATGGGTTTTCATTCGACGATACAACGTATGGGAATGAAGCCAGCCCCAGCTGCGGCACCTAAGCACGCTACTCAACAGAATGATGCATCCGCGGCCAATCAAGCTGAAGTTGAAAAGCCTGCCGAGCAGCAACCGTTCACGGGCTACAAAACGGTTATGGAAATAGAAGTGCTTGATCAGTGGATTAAGCGCGCGCGTGATGTTGGCGTTGTTGCGGTTGATACCGAGACCGATAGCTTGAACGCTCGGCAAGCGGTTATGATCGGGCTGTCTTTGGCGGTTGCGCCGGGGGAGGCGTGTTACGTCCCATTGGCGCACGAGGGGACGCTGGACCAGCCAACAGGAATGCAGCTGGAGCGCAGCGCTGTGCTTGAGCGCCTGGCTCCGCTTTTAGCTGACGAGAGCGTTTTAAAGGTTTTTCAAAACGCGAAATATGATCTGACGGTGTTTCGTGGTGCCGGTATAAAAACCATTACCCCGATAGATGATACGATGTTGTTGTCCTACGCCCAGTCGGCAGGTGAGCACGGGCAGGGAATGGATGAACTTTCTGCACTCCATCTAGGACATACGCCGATCAGTTACGATGAAGTCACTGGCAAGGGGCGTAATCGCATTCCTTTCGCGCGCGTGGCGCTGGATCGGGCCACGGCATATGCAGCAGAGGACGCAGACGTTACCTTGCGGCTGTGGCACGTATTGCGACCAGAATTGCGCGCACGCAAATCTCTTGCACTTTATGAAGAGATGGAGCGGCCGTTAATCGGTATTCTGACAGACATGGAAGAAGCGGGCATCAAAGTTGATGCTGCTGAACTGCGCCGCATGTCAGAAGATTTTGAAAAGCGCATGCGTGAAATCGAAGCTGATATACATACGCAAGTGGGGCGTAGTTTTAATGTTGGCTCTCCGAAGCAATTGGGAGAGATTTTGTTCGACGAAATGGAGCTTCCCGGCGGCAAGCGCACCAAAAGCGGAGCTTGGGGTACAGACCAATCTGTCTTGGAAGGTTTGGCAGAGCAAGGGCATGATCTGCCTCAGAAAATATTGCAGTGGCGGCAGTTGGCCAAGCTCAAGTCTACCTATGCAGACGCTTTGGTAGAGCAGATGGACCAAGGTAGCCAGCGCGTCCATACATCGTACCAAATGGCTGTCACGACAACGGGTCGTTTGTCGTCCAATGAGCCAAATCTACAGAATATCCCGATCCGCACCTCCGAAGGGGCACGCATTCGTAAGGCTTTTGTTGCGGCTCCTGGACATGTTTTGGTTTCGGCGGATTACAGTCAGATTGAATTGCGCCTCTTAGCGCATGTTGCAAAAATTGAGCCTCTTTTAGAGGCTTTCCGTTTGGGGCAGGACATTCACGCGCGTACAGCTTCTGAGGTGTTTAATATACCGTTGGAGGGCATGGATTCCCTTACGAGACGTCGGGCAAAGGCCATTAACTTCGGAATTATCTACGGTATTTCGGCTTATGGTTTAGCCCGTCAGTTGCAAATTTCTCCGGGCGAAGCGCGCAAGTATATTGACGCTTATTTCGCAAAATATCCCGGAATCCATGACTATATGGAGCGCACAAAGGAAGAAGCACGCGAACATGGCTACGTCCTGACACCATTTGGTCGGCGCTGTTATGTGCCGGGTATAAAAGAGAAAAACGGTGCTCGCCGCAGCTATGCGGAGCGTCAGGCAATTAATGCGCCTCTACAAGGTGGAGCCGCAGATATCATCAAAGCTGCAATGGTGCAGTTGGCACAAAAATTACCAGAGACAGGTTTGAAAGCACGTATGCTGCTCCAGGTGCATGACGAATTACTGTTTGAAGTTGCTGAGAATGATGCGTCAGCTCTGGCAAGTTTTGTCCGCGAGCAGATGATGGCAGCGGCGTCCTTGGATGTTGCGTTAGAAGTTGAAACCGGCATTGGCCACAGCTGGTCCGAAGCCCATTAAAAGAGGGAGTGCCGAAGATGTCCGTATATAAAGCGCATCTTGGTAAGTTGATCGTGGCAGCTGCGCTCTTGCTTGCCGCGCTAGTAGGGTACGGTGCTTTTCAAATGGCATCTCACAGTGGGACAGGCTGGTTAGTCCAGTCTAATGGAAATGCTGTCGGCGGCAGCTTCCGCTTAGTGTCACTTGGTGAAAGCACAGTCTCTGAGGGCGACTTTCATGGCAGATGGCTGCTTGTGTGGTTTTATGATGCACGAACGCCTTTGCACATTGGGCGCCCTGTGCTTGCAAGCCTAGAAGCAACACGTAATGCTTTAGAGGCGAAGGGCTTGCCTGTAACCGTCATTGCCGTTTCTCTGGACCCTAATATTGAGACGGACGTTGCTAAAGCATACGTCCTCCCCATTGCTCCCCACGTTATGCCTCTGACTGGGACACAAAACATGATCCGCGCAATGACCGCTCTGTACCATGCGCCTTATAAGATGGAGGATGGACACTTTAAGCAGGCGCCGCAGGTCATCGTTATGGACCCTAAAAGCCACTATGCAGGAATGCTGGATACATCCAGCGATGCTGCAACATGGATCGAAAATATTGAACACTGGGCGGCGCGTTAGAGTGAGGTACTGGGGGCAGTTTGGTCTCGCAATTATTGCGTTTTTCGGCGGTGCGTTTTCTGCCATGGCGGAAGATAGGTTGCCGCTGGACTGGAACGGCCAAACATTGGGTAGCCCCCACCGAGGTGGAACATTGCGCCTGACGGCAGACGGCCCCGGCGGAACATTGGATCCACAAATTAATTACGGCACGCAGTATATGCAGGTTTTTGTCGTAATGTATGATCCGCTGCTCGTGTATCGTCAGGCGCCGGGCAAGGCAGGGTTGGAAGTCGTGCCGGACTTGGCTGAAGCTATGCCAAGTGTCAGCGCTGATGGGCTAACGTGGCATTTGACGCTACGAAGCGGATTGAAATTTTCAGACGGTTCGCCTGTAGAGGTTGAGGATGTTGTTGCATCGTATCAGCGCATTTTTCGTGCGGGCAGTCCGACTGCGGCGTCATTCTACGGTAATATTGAGGGTGCAGATACGTGTTTGAAAACACCCGATCGCTGCATTTTGCCAGGGGTGAAAGGTGATCCTAAAACACGGGAGATCACCTTTCATTTAGTCCACCCTGACGGAGAATTTACGTACAAGCTTGCTTTTCCCCACGCAGCAATTTTGCCCCGTAACACGCCTGCACATGACTTGGGAATGCAGACTGCACCCGGTACGGGCCCTTATCGTTTGACGCATTATGACCCGGAGCACGGAATGGTGCTGGAGCGTAACGCGTTTTTTCATGTTTGGAATCCACAGGCACAGACAGACGGTTTTGCTGACCGGATTGAGTATAATTTTGGCCTATCTGACGAGGCCCAAGTTACGGCGGTTGAGCAGGGGCAATATGACTGGATGCTGGATGCAAAGCCCGCTGACCGTCTGGGTGAAATTGGTTCAAAGTATACCGAGCAGGTACATATAGAGCCGCTTTTGGGGCTTTATTATCTGGCAATGAATAATCATGAGCCACCTTTTACGGATGAGCGTGTCCGTCATGCGGTAAGCTTGGGAGTAAACCGCCATGCCATGACCATCTTGTTTGGCGGCAGTGCTATCTCAGAACCTTTGTGTCAGATGGTGCCGCATGGGCTTCCGGGCGCCGATCTGGGTATGACTTGCTTACAGGACGTGGCTCGGGCGCGGCGTTTGGTGCATGACGCCGGGGCTGACGGCGCATCCGTGACTTTGATTGTACCCAATCGTGCGATTGAACTGGGCATGGGCACTTATTTACGGAACGCTTTGTCTCAAATTGGATTGAACGCGCAGTTGCGGCCGATTACCGCTGGTTTGGCAGATAGTTACGAGCAGAACACAGCAAACCACGTGCAAATTGCGCTTTCTTATTGGTTTGCCGATTATCCGTCACCTTCGACCTTCTTAGACGATCTGTTCGGCTGCGATAACTATCATCCGAATGCGTCCGTCTCTCCGAATTTTACGGGCTTTTGTGACCAACACATCCAAGGTTTAATGGATCAGGCAAGGGAACAGGTGAATGTGGCCCAAGCGAACCCTCTATGGGAGGAAGCTGGCCGCTCCATCATGGCAAAAATGCCCGGTGCGCCAATGATCCAAATGAAAACAGTGGATTTCGTGTCCCATCGCCTAGGGAATTACACGTCAACGTGGCTGGATCACATGTTATTTTCGCACGTATGGGTGCAGTAAATAGTTTTTGGAGGTTGCACCCATTGCTGATTAGCCCTCGTAGCAAGCAACGAGGGCTTAAAAGATGTTAAATTACAAACCAATATCCGTGCGGAAAATTTTATCGGACCACTCGATTTTATCGGCGGCTTCGTATGCGTGCTTGCGGGCTTCTTCTGCTGTCGCGGCGCGGGCGCTGATGGTTAGGACGCGCCCACCATTGGCAACGAGTGCACCATTTTCCAACGCTGTGCCGGCATGAAAGACTGAGACGCCCTCAACGCTCTCAGCGTTTTCAATTCCACGAATAGCGCCACCTTTTTTTGGGGCGTCTGGGTAGCCGTCAGCGGCAAGGACGAGCGAGATAGATGCTTCGTCTGTAAAGCGTGCCTCCGCATTGTCGAGCTTGCCTTCTGCTAGAGCAGCAAGCACAGGGAGGAGGTCGGATTCCAAGCGGATGAGTAGGGCTTGTGCCTCTGGGTCCCCAAAGCGAACATTGTATTCGATGAGGGATGGACCGGTTTCGGTCAGCATTAGGCCGGCAAAGATTACGCCACGAAAAGGTGTGCCGCGACGCGTCATTTCACGCAGCATGGGGCGCACCGTTAGGTCCAGAGCGTGTTCTTGTGCTGCGCGGTCAAAAGCTGGTGGCGGTGCAATAGCGCCCATGCCGCCTGTATTGGGGCCAGTATCGCCATCACCAAGGCGTTTATGGTCTCGTGCAGCACCAATTAATACGGCGTCATCATCCGAGCAGAATGCGAATAAAGAGACTTCCCGGCCTACAAGGCAGTCCTCAATCACCAAGGGCATACCGAGCTTTTTAATTGCTTCTTCAGCCTCGTTCACGCTCTGCGCGACGACAACCCCTTTGCCTGCTGCGAGGCCATCAGCCTTTACGACTATTGGGGCGCCTTTGCGTTGAACGTAGGCCAGAGCCGCCGCTTCATCCTCGAAACGTTCCCATGCGGCAGTTGGAATGCCAGCGGCATCGGCTACGTCTTTGGTGAAAGCTTTGCTGCCCTCAAGTTGCGCTGCGGCCTGGGAGGGGCCAGCGCATGGAATACCCGCAGCAACACACGCATCGGCTAAGCCAACGACGAGCGGCGCTTCCGGACCAGGCACGATGAGGTCTATATTCTCGGATTTAGCAAAGGCGACGAGAGCCTGAACGTCATCTGCTTTGATCGGCACGAGAGTAGCATGTGCAGCCATGCCGGGATTGCCCGGTGCAGCATAGAGTGTGGTGAGGTGCGGGGAACGTGCCAAGCAAGTTGCTAGAGCGTGTTCGCGCCCTCCGGAGCCGACCAGCAAAACGCGCATGTCACTTTATCCTTTTCTCTACGGGTGCCGCCGTAATGGGGCTTCGTCTTTTCGCGTCCGTAGCATAGACTGGCCCAATGATGGAGAGTGAGAGCGCCCCGGCAAGGGGAAATGTACCCCAATTTACAGTTTCGGAGATTTCTGGTGCGATTAAACGCACTTTGGAAACCGGCTTTGCACGGGTTCGCGTTCGTGGCGAAGTAACCGAGTTGAAGCGGTATCCCTCCGGGCATGTTTATCTGTCTCTGAAAGATGAGGGCGGTAAAATCTCGGGAGTTATCTGGCGCGGTAGCGTGTCTCGCCTTGGTATGGTGCCGGAAAATGGCAATGAAGTCATTGCAACTGGACGTGTCTCATCATACGGCGAGCGCTCAAGCTACCAACTCGTTATCGACCGGATGGAGTTTGCAGGAGAGGGGGCCCTCCTTGCTAAAATCGAGCGTTTGCGTCGGCAACTTTTGGATGAGGGGTTGTTTGCGCAAGAGCTTAAGCAGCCGATTCCCTTTTTGCCCGAGCTCGTCGGGGTTGTAACGTCACGCTCCGGTGCGGTTCTCCACGATATCCAAACGACTATTGCGCGGCGCTTTCCGCGTGATGTTTTATTATGGCCAGTTGCCGTGCAGGGAGAAGGGGCAGCTGCCCAGATCGCTGCCGCAATTGCAGGCATGGGACAGCTTGAGCGAAAGCCAGATGTGCTCATTGTCGCGCGTGGTGGCGGCTCCCTCGAAGATTTAATGGCATTCAATGACGAACGTGTACTTCGTGCTGTTGCGGCCTGTCCTATTCCGCTGATCTCCGCTGTCGGGCATGAAACAGATACGACGCTGATTGATCTTGTCTCCGACCGCCGTGCGCCAACGCCTACTGCCGCCGCCGAGATGGCTGTGCCTCCTCGTTCTGATTTGGTGGCTGACTTGGCTCATCGTAATGCGCGATTGGCGGGGGCTTTAAGTAGGATTGTGCAAACGTCCCGAGCGCGGAGTGAGCAAATTGCTGCTCGTTTGCCTGATCTGCCAAACCTGATCGAAACAGCGCGGATGCGTTTGGATGACAGAAGTCAAAGGCTTGATTTGGCACTGCCGGCTTTCATGCAAAAAGTTCAAGCTCGTAAAGATCAGGTCGTAGCGCGTTTGCCTGATTTGCCAGGAGTGGTTGCCGCTGCTCGGTTACGTTTCGATGAGCGTAGCCAAAGACTGGATCTGGCCTTGCCTGCATTTGTGCAAAAGGTCCGAGGGGCTTTAAATGCTCCATATCGTCAGTTGACTGCGCCCCACAGGCAAATTGAACGTTCTCAAGCCAGATTATTGACGGCTTGGCGAATGGCTGAGGTTGCATGGGATAAGGCTGAGCAAGGTAGGAAACTGAAACTTGAGCGGCTGCGTTTAACGCCCGAACTCATGTCTGGCCCTTTGCGTCTGCAAAGGGCGCGTTTGGACGGGGTCGGGCGGCATTTAGAAGCAGTATCCCCGCATGCTATTCTCAAAAGGGGTTACGTTTTAGTGCAAGATACGCGCGGTCGCCCCGTTACGAGTGCAGAGGCACAGCCGGTAAATGGCCGTGTGGTTTTATCCTTTGCTGACGGTGAGCGTGGGGCAAAGCTGGATGTCATGGTGCCGGATGCCGGACGACAAACAGAGCTCGGTTTGTAAGAGTGTGACAGGTCGTTATTCTTTGAGAGCGGAGAGATTATGCGTTTATTTTGGGTAAGCTTTGCGCTTTTGCCATTGCTGGCTGCATGCGCAGACGAACAGCCTGCGGCCCCTGCAACTCAGCAGAAAATTCCACCACAGGATTTTGCACCAGGGATGGTCACGGGTTCAGAACCCTTGCCCGACGCAAATACTGTTCAAAATGACCCGTCGGCGCCGGTTACAACGCCTTTATGTGGGACGGCTGCGAAAGAGTCTAATCAGGCCGCAGCCATTGTTTATCCGCAGCCTAAAGCGTTGCCATCGTCCTGCCCTAGGAATGCTTGTTTTGATCCTCTGACCGGTACGTTTATTGCTGCAACGGGACAGCGAAGCGTATGTCGATAAGGTATGTTTGATCTATAAAAAAAGCCGCCCCTCACAGGGCGGCTTTTTTTATAAGAAGTCGGTGGGCGTTATTAACGCTTCCACCATCCGGCACGTGGCTTTTTAGGTGCAACTTCATCAATGTTGATGGGTTGGAGGGCCGGGCTGTCTTCGGCTGAAGCTGGTTGAGCCTCAGTTTGGTCAGCTTTGCGGGCACGTGATCTGCGTGGTCTAGCCGCACTGTCTTCAGCTGTAGCGCTTAAAGTCTCAGCTTCTATTGCCTGCTCCGGCGCTGAGGGCTCAGCCGATTTACGGCGGCGTACAGTACGACGAGGCTTGGAAGCAGACACATCGTCTGAGGTTGAGAGAGATGGTGTGTCTTGTTCAGGGGCTTCGGCTGTAACGTGTTGCGCTACACCCGTTTGCTCTGACGTATTGTCTGCAGCGTAAGGCCGCCGACGGCGCCCACGACCGCGCTTAGGAGCTAAAGTCTCGTCCCGTTCTCCATTGTGCTGGAATGATGGCTGCTCTGCCTGTTCGGGCTGGACAGCATATTCGGGCTCAATGGTGATTGGGGCCGGACGTTGTTCTGCAGGCCGCTCATGTATGGCGATTGGCTTGCTGATACGTGCCTGCGTAGAGCGAGACGATTGAGAAAGCTCAGCCTGTTCAATCACGTCAAAGATATCGAAGCTACCGCCGAAAGGATTTGCGGGGGTAGGGCCGACATAAGCGCGCGTCGTTTGCTTGGGACGCTCTTGTGGTCTTTCTTGTTGGCGTGGCTTTTCCTGCGGTTCAAAGTGCTGCTTGGGTTGTTCTACCTGCTGAGGAACATCAGTCTCTTTCGGCAGGCGCTTGAAACGCGTGCGACGGCGACCGGGGATCAGGCCCGCTTCTGTGTCGGTGGTTTCGTTTTCAACAGGGCGAGCCGGCGCGCGGGCAGGGGCCGAGTGGCGAGGTTGCTCGTCATTGTAGCTGTTGCTACGCACAGGTTCTTGATCGGCATAAGGCTGATCACCCTGCTCATAATCACGGCGGTTGCGATTACGGTTGCGGTTACGACGACGGCGCTTGCGGCCGTTATCGTTGCGTCCGTTGTCATCGCCGTCGTTAGAGAATGATGCAGAATATTCATTCTCATTCTGATCGTTTTCAGAGGTTACCTCGACCGCATGTTCTTCGTGAGAGTGCGGGGTTGGTTGGTATGCTTGGCGTTGCGGATACTCTGGCGCTACGTCTTCAACAATCTCGACCGTTTTTACGGTGCGTGGAGCTGGTGCAGCCACGGGCGCCGGTGCCGGTGTCTGCGGCTTTATGCGTTCTATACGGATATCTGAAGCGATGAGTGTATCATCGGCCTCAAAAAACACACGCATGCGATGGCGGGTTTCAATATCCGTCAGCCAGTCACGTTTGTTGTTAAGGATGTACAACGCGATGTTGGAGCGAACAAACGCGGCGATTTCAGACGCGCGCTGGCGTGCGCCTTCTTCGTCAATCGCGCGGAGGATGTGCAGGGCTGAGCTATCTGTGCCGCGGACAAAACCTGTTCCTTGGCAGTGAGGGCACGGCGAAAGGACAGCTTCAGCGATTGAGGGACGCAGGCGTTGGCGGGACATTTCGAGCAGGCCGAAATGGGAAATATGCCCTACTTGGATACGTGCGCGGTCGGAGCGGAGGGCCTCTTTGAGGCGTTTTTCTACCTGAGCGTTGTGACGACGGCTTTCCATGTCGATGAAATCGATCACGATCAGGCCAGCGAGGTCACGCAAACGAAGCTGACGTCCAACTTCTTCAGCGGCTTCAAGGTTTGTGCGCAGAGCTGTTTCTTCGATGTTGCGTTGGGATGTAGACTTCCCGGAGTTTACGTCGATAGAAACCAGAGCTTCTGTTTGGTTAATAACCAGATACCCACCGGAACGCAGCCGCGCTGTTGGTGAGAACATTGCGTCCAGATGGCCTTCAACATTGTAATGTGCGAAGAGGCTTTGACCGCGGTTTTGCCACAGCTTAACTTTGTTAGTGTTGTGCGGCATCAGCAGGCGCATGAATTCACGTGCGCTTTTCCAAGCATTTTCACCGTCCACCATGATATCGTCGATCTCTTTCGAGAAGAGGTCGCGTATCGCTCTTTTGATGAGGTTTGCTTCCTCATAAATAAGAGTTGGTGCTACCGACGAAAGGGCGTGGGAACGGATATCGTCCCAAAGTTGCAGAAGATATTCGCAATCTCTGGTAATTTCAGGGCCAGGGCGACCAGCGCCTGCTGTACGCACGATCATCGCCATCGCACGAGGCAGTTCGAGTTCCGCGATGATATCGCGCAGGCGGCGTCGGTCAGATTCAGACGTGATCTTTCGTGAGACGCCACCACCGCGCAGGGCGTTGGGCATCAACACGCAGTAGCGACCAGCAAGCGAGACGTAAGTCGTGAGTGCCGCGCCCTTGTTGCCGCGTTCTTCTTTAACAACCTGCACGAGAAGAATTTGGCGGCGGCGAATAACTTCTTGGATTTTGTAGTTGCGCAGGAAGCGTGCTGTGCGGCGTGATGCCGCGCTTTCTTCGCCTGTATCGTGCTCACCGCCAACAATTTCAGGGAGGCGGCGGTCCACCGTCTCATCTTCGTCGTTTTCTTGCGGCTCTGCTTCGTGGCTCTCTTGGGCTTCAGAGGCAGCATCTTCCTCTTGCAGACTTAGGAGCTTTTCCCGGTCCGCGATAGGAATCTGGAAGTAGTCTGGGTGGATTTCGCTGAAGGCTAGGAAGCCATGACGGTTCCCGCCATAGTCAACGAAAGCTGCCTGAAGGCTTGGCTCAACGCGAATAACCTTCGCAAGGTAGATG
It contains:
- the purD gene encoding phosphoribosylamine--glycine ligase; the encoded protein is MRVLLVGSGGREHALATCLARSPHLTTLYAAPGNPGMAAHATLVPIKADDVQALVAFAKSENIDLIVPGPEAPLVVGLADACVAAGIPCAGPSQAAAQLEGSKAFTKDVADAAGIPTAAWERFEDEAAALAYVQRKGAPIVVKADGLAAGKGVVVAQSVNEAEEAIKKLGMPLVIEDCLVGREVSLFAFCSDDDAVLIGAARDHKRLGDGDTGPNTGGMGAIAPPPAFDRAAQEHALDLTVRPMLREMTRRGTPFRGVIFAGLMLTETGPSLIEYNVRFGDPEAQALLIRLESDLLPVLAALAEGKLDNAEARFTDEASISLVLAADGYPDAPKKGGAIRGIENAESVEGVSVFHAGTALENGALVANGGRVLTISARAATAEEARKHAYEAADKIEWSDKIFRTDIGL
- the xseA gene encoding exodeoxyribonuclease VII large subunit; the encoded protein is MMESESAPARGNVPQFTVSEISGAIKRTLETGFARVRVRGEVTELKRYPSGHVYLSLKDEGGKISGVIWRGSVSRLGMVPENGNEVIATGRVSSYGERSSYQLVIDRMEFAGEGALLAKIERLRRQLLDEGLFAQELKQPIPFLPELVGVVTSRSGAVLHDIQTTIARRFPRDVLLWPVAVQGEGAAAQIAAAIAGMGQLERKPDVLIVARGGGSLEDLMAFNDERVLRAVAACPIPLISAVGHETDTTLIDLVSDRRAPTPTAAAEMAVPPRSDLVADLAHRNARLAGALSRIVQTSRARSEQIAARLPDLPNLIETARMRLDDRSQRLDLALPAFMQKVQARKDQVVARLPDLPGVVAAARLRFDERSQRLDLALPAFVQKVRGALNAPYRQLTAPHRQIERSQARLLTAWRMAEVAWDKAEQGRKLKLERLRLTPELMSGPLRLQRARLDGVGRHLEAVSPHAILKRGYVLVQDTRGRPVTSAEAQPVNGRVVLSFADGERGAKLDVMVPDAGRQTELGL
- a CDS encoding Rne/Rng family ribonuclease, which encodes MNKRMLIDTTHAEETRVVVMNGDRVEDYDVETSSRKLLKGNIYLAKVIRVEPSLQAAFVDYGGNRHGFLAFSEIHPDYFQIPIADREKLLSLQEEDAASEAQESHEAEPQENDEDETVDRRLPEIVGGEHDTGEESAASRRTARFLRNYKIQEVIRRRQILLVQVVKEERGNKGAALTTYVSLAGRYCVLMPNALRGGGVSRKITSESDRRRLRDIIAELELPRAMAMIVRTAGAGRPGPEITRDCEYLLQLWDDIRSHALSSVAPTLIYEEANLIKRAIRDLFSKEIDDIMVDGENAWKSAREFMRLLMPHNTNKVKLWQNRGQSLFAHYNVEGHLDAMFSPTARLRSGGYLVINQTEALVSIDVNSGKSTSQRNIEETALRTNLEAAEEVGRQLRLRDLAGLIVIDFIDMESRRHNAQVEKRLKEALRSDRARIQVGHISHFGLLEMSRQRLRPSIAEAVLSPCPHCQGTGFVRGTDSSALHILRAIDEEGARQRASEIAAFVRSNIALYILNNKRDWLTDIETRHRMRVFFEADDTLIASDIRIERIKPQTPAPAPVAAPAPRTVKTVEIVEDVAPEYPQRQAYQPTPHSHEEHAVEVTSENDQNENEYSASFSNDGDDNGRNDNGRKRRRRNRNRNRNRRDYEQGDQPYADQEPVRSNSYNDEQPRHSAPARAPARPVENETTDTEAGLIPGRRRTRFKRLPKETDVPQQVEQPKQHFEPQEKPRQQERPQERPKQTTRAYVGPTPANPFGGSFDIFDVIEQAELSQSSRSTQARISKPIAIHERPAEQRPAPITIEPEYAVQPEQAEQPSFQHNGERDETLAPKRGRGRRRRPYAADNTSEQTGVAQHVTAEAPEQDTPSLSTSDDVSASKPRRTVRRRKSAEPSAPEQAIEAETLSATAEDSAARPRRSRARKADQTEAQPASAEDSPALQPINIDEVAPKKPRAGWWKR